Within Armatimonadia bacterium, the genomic segment GGCCGCTGAGCTCATCGACGGCCTGCTGCAGACGATCCGCAGCGGCCGCGGCCTGGCAACCTCCGACATCCGATATGCTGTTCGGCAACTGAAGCACAAGGGGCAGGTGCCCATCGCCGACCTGCTCCGCACCCAGACCGTCGTGACACACCGCGGCAAGCCGATCTCACCACGCACACCCGGTCAGGCTGCCTACGTGGCGGCGGTCGTGAGCCACGATCTGACCGTGTGCATCGGCCCGGCCGGTACGGGGAAGACCTACCTGGCAATGGCCGTGGCTGTGGCGGCCCTGCGCGACAGCCAGGTCAGCCGCATCGTGCTCACCCGGCCCATCGTGGAGGCGGGCGAATCCCTGGGCTTCCTCCCGGGCGACATGCTGGAGAAGGTGGATCCGTACCTACGACCGCTCCAGGACGCGCTCCACGATATCCTGGGGGCGGAGAAGTTCCGCAAGCTGCTGGACCGAGGCACGATCGAGGTGATTCCCCTCGCCTACATGCGCGGGCGGACGCTCAACGATGCCTTCATAGTACTCGACGAGGCGCAGAACACAACGATCGGGCAGATGAAAATGGCCTTGACCCGCCTTGGGTTTGGGTCCAAGATGGTCGTTGTCGGCGACATCACCCAGACCGATCTCCCGGCAATGCAGACGTCCGGTCTGGCCCATGCAGTCAGGGTTCTTTCAGGCCTCAGCGGGGTGGCGGTGTGTGAGTTGACAGGCGAGGACATTGTCCGTCACGACCTCGTGCAGCGCATCGTGGCTGCGTACGAGGCTGATCCCGCGGGCGTGAGATCGGAACATGAGAAGAGCGCTACGTGACAGATTGCCGGGAAGAAAGCGGCGATCCTTCCGACTGGGCTGGAAGGAAGGGACACGGCGGCGTCTTCTTCTGGCCCTTGTGACCTCGGGCTGCCTGTTCCTGGCTACCTGGGCCCGCATTCTCCCTCAGCGTCTGGACCTGGTTGAGGGAGACACGGCTCCTCGTACCATCCGGGCTCCCCGCGCCGGTGTGTATGTTGATGATACCGAGACGGCCAGACTCCGTGAGGAGGCGGCCGCTTCGGTCCCGGACGTCTACGCCCCGGACAACAATGCCACCAACGACGCCCTCACCACCCTCGACGACATCTTCGCGCGGATCGCCCAGGCTCGTGCCGACCGCACCCTCGTCGACAGCCTCGCTCGCGTTCATGCGCTGCGCAACTCCCTGGTTACCGCTCTCACGACCGAGACGATGGAACTGGCCGTCTCCCCCTCAACGACCGATAGTGCCCTGCGACGCGTCAAAGAGGCAACCGCGGGGCTCGTGCGGCGACAGATGAGTCGGGAGATCCGCAACAACACCGACGATCTCCAGCAGGCCCGGGCACGTCTCTCGGACGACGCCCGAGGTCTGGGCCTCAGCAGCGCCTACACAACCATGGTCGCCGACCTGGGCCAGGCTGTGCTGAAGGCCAACCGCATCGTCGATGAGGACAAGACCCTCAAGGCCAAGCAGGAGAAACGGGACGCCGTCAAGGAAGTCAAGCATCCTGTCCAGCCTGGCGACGTCATCATCGCCGGTCACGAAGAGGTCCGCTCCCACCACATCGCAGCCTTCCGCGCCGTTGGGCTCATGCAGGTCCAGGTTGACTATTCCCAGGCGGCCGGTGTCCTCGTGGCGTACACCCTGATGGTGGTGCTCCTCGGACTGTTTGCGATGTGGTTCGCCGACGAGGCGTACCGCGACTTCGGCCAGCTCGTGGCGGTCGCCGGACTCCTGGTGCTGGTGGCCGTAGCCTACCACACGATTGAGCCAACCTCCTGGTTTGAGCCCGGAGCCCTTACGGCAGCGGTGACGGCGACGATGCTCGTGTCGCTGCTCGTGCACCAGCTCCTGGCGCTGGCGACGGGTGTCACCATCGGACTGATGCTGCCGATGGTCACTGCCGGTAGCGACGCCCGTCTGGC encodes:
- a CDS encoding HDIG domain-containing metalloprotein; this translates as MRRALRDRLPGRKRRSFRLGWKEGTRRRLLLALVTSGCLFLATWARILPQRLDLVEGDTAPRTIRAPRAGVYVDDTETARLREEAAASVPDVYAPDNNATNDALTTLDDIFARIAQARADRTLVDSLARVHALRNSLVTALTTETMELAVSPSTTDSALRRVKEATAGLVRRQMSREIRNNTDDLQQARARLSDDARGLGLSSAYTTMVADLGQAVLKANRIVDEDKTLKAKQEKRDAVKEVKHPVQPGDVIIAGHEEVRSHHIAAFRAVGLMQVQVDYSQAAGVLVAYTLMVVLLGLFAMWFADEAYRDFGQLVAVAGLLVLVAVAYHTIEPTSWFEPGALTAAVTATMLVSLLVHQLLALATGVTIGLMLPMVTAGSDARLATVIVLSCTCAAFLVARRGSISSVVAVASPSMALAGTAIMGAGGQVFGIDLGTRTLVITAIGGLASPMLAMGASVALERLFGFTTDFRLTELNNPHEPLLRKLLAEAPGSYQSSIMVGNLAEPAAEEIGADALLVRTGALYHDIGKLRRPFFFVENQFGGDNPHDRLSPHLSALVLIAHVKDGLDMADEYRIPDAIRRCIAEHQGTGLIKFFYQRAIDTADDPHDVQESNFRYPGPKPSTRETALLMLADTVEAAARTLEHPSHQEISQLVQRLIDDKVRDGQLDDSPLSFHDLAVIRRSFVSTLAGMFHQRIKYPEQIADEVRKAARTQGKKPPAVDRVLPPPQEKKPLDLYDEGDDADL
- a CDS encoding PhoH family protein, giving the protein MSAKSTLGEAEDNSQTHLSATAEELAALLGPYDSHRKLLEDLLEVRVTSRGGGVTLSGPPQNTQAAAELIDGLLQTIRSGRGLATSDIRYAVRQLKHKGQVPIADLLRTQTVVTHRGKPISPRTPGQAAYVAAVVSHDLTVCIGPAGTGKTYLAMAVAVAALRDSQVSRIVLTRPIVEAGESLGFLPGDMLEKVDPYLRPLQDALHDILGAEKFRKLLDRGTIEVIPLAYMRGRTLNDAFIVLDEAQNTTIGQMKMALTRLGFGSKMVVVGDITQTDLPAMQTSGLAHAVRVLSGLSGVAVCELTGEDIVRHDLVQRIVAAYEADPAGVRSEHEKSAT